Proteins from a genomic interval of Yarrowia lipolytica chromosome 1E, complete sequence:
- a CDS encoding uncharacterized protein (Compare to YALI0E00550g, similar to Saccharomyces cerevisiae RPL14B (YHL001W) and RPL14A (YKL006W); ancestral locus Anc_2.505, similar to uniprot|P36105 Saccharomyces cerevisiae YKL006w RPL14A ribosomal protein or uniprot|P38754 Saccharomyces cerevisiae YHL001w RPL14B ribosomal protein), with the protein MARQKFTDNERGVRRERAYQFGHLLVETRHVSTEWLLNRKLYHHEIFFQKELTLRLLFAGVLKAVVLIDGPTTGVARQVANLKHVTLTPHVVEGVKRGMKSKTIKAKVEASPAFKEWSESSWAKKIAQRERRRHLTDFERFQVMVHRRERKAALAKAVAKA; encoded by the exons ATGGCTCGTCAAAAATTCACTGACAATGAACGAGGAGTCAGACGAGAAAGAGCATATCAGTTCGGCCATCTGCTTGTAGAAACTAGGCATGTCTCAACAGAATGGCTTCTCAATCGCAAATTATATCATCATGAAATCTTCTTCCAAAAGGAACTCACTCTTAGGCTGTTGTTTGCTGGTGTGTTGAAAGCTGTT GTCCTCATCGACGGCCCCACCACCGGCGTTGCCCGACAGGTTGCCAACCTCAAGCATGTCACCCTTACCCCCCACGTTGTCGAGGGTGTCAAGCGAGGCATGAAGtccaagaccatcaaggcTAAGGTCGaggcttctcctgcttTCAAGGAGTGGTCCGAGTCCAGCTgggccaagaagatcgCTCAGCGagagcgacgacgacatcTCACCGACTTCGAGCGATTCCAGGTCATGGTCCACCGACGAGAGCGAAAGGCTGCTCTTGCCAAGGCTGTCGCCAAGGCCTAA
- a CDS encoding uncharacterized protein (Compare to YALI0E00572g, similar to Saccharomyces cerevisiae YAL044W-A; ancestral locus Anc_7.24, similar to uniprot|Q3E793 Saccharomyces cerevisiae YAL044W-A), which produces MLRIRPVLRQTTLLRHMSSSNTPITDAINSRVKQEFTPVFFKVNNDSHKHAHHAAMRGSDNTIESHFRLTIVSDKFEGKSAPIRHRMVYKLFEEEMAQPNGLHALSLTTKTPKEWEALEKK; this is translated from the coding sequence ATGCTTCGTATTCGACCCGTGCTGCGACAAACGACGCTACTCCGCCACATGTCCTCTTCCAACACGCCCATCACCGATGCCATCAACTCCCGGGTCAAGCAGGAGTTCACCCCTGTCTTTTTCAAGGTCAACAACGACTCTCACAAGCACGCTCACCATGCTGCCATGCGGGGATCGGACAACACTATCGAGTCGCACTTTCGACTGACCATTGTCAGCGACAAGTTTGAGGGCAAGAGCGCTCCCATCCGACACAGAATGGTATACAAGCTGTTCGAGGAAGAGATGGCCCAGCCCAATGGTCTCCATGCTCTCTCTTTGACTACCAAGACTCCAAAGGAGTGGGAGGctctcgagaagaagtag
- a CDS encoding uncharacterized protein (Compare to YALI0E00594g, similar to Saccharomyces cerevisiae SNC1 (YAL030W) and SNC2 (YOR327C); ancestral locus Anc_7.67, highly similar to uniprot|P33328 Saccharomyces cerevisiae YOR327c SNC2 synaptobrevin (v-SNARE) homolog present on post-Golgi vesicles possible transmembrane segment), whose product MSSSVPYDPYIPGGESNAPGGNHKTAAIQAQIDDTVGIMRENINKVAERGERLDSLQDKTDNLAVSAQGFRRGANRVRKQMWWKDFKMKICLIIGVIILIVVIVVPIAIHFS is encoded by the exons ATGTCCTCTTCTGTCCCATACGACCCCTACATTCCCGGTGGCGAGTCCAACGCCCCCGGCGGTAACCACAAGACCGCCGCCATCCAGGCA CAAATCGATGATACCGTGGGTATCATGCGAGAGAACATCAACAAAGTCGCCGAGCGAGGTGAGCGACTAGACTCTCTGCAGGACAAGACCGATAACCTGGCAGTCTCTGCACAGGGTTTCCGACGAGGCGCCAACCGAGTGCGGAAGCAAATGTGGTGGAAGGACTTCAAGATGAAGATCTGTCTCATCATTGGTGTTATCATTCTGATTGTCGTCATTGTTGTCCCTATCGCCATCCATTTCTCATAA
- a CDS encoding uncharacterized protein (Compare to YALI0E00616g, some similarities with YALI0C10670g Yarrowia lipolytica) — MTVADLYIVHQRGTYYNGIYMFVVEVGNFLVLVPSGYITLNLSWRMVYIIVVIIAGVQFVMTLLFFEKTNYRVSGYSSCRTVRAGRGSIVRRIQQTESISWNRRCCPF, encoded by the coding sequence ATGACTGTTGCAGACCTCTACATCGTTCACCAACGAGGCACGTACTACAATGGTATCTACATGTTTGTGGTAGAGGTGGGCAACTTTCTCGTTCTGGTGCCTTCAGGATATATCACCCTCAATCTCAGCTGGAGAATGGTGTACATCATTGTTGTTATTATTGCTGGAGTTCAGTTCGTTATGACACTTCTGTTCTTTGAAAAGACCAATTATCGGGTATCTGGTTACAGTAGTTGCCGAACTGTCCGAGCTGGGAGAGGTTCAATTGTCAGAAGAATACAACAAACCGAGTCGATCTCATGGAATCGAAGATGCTGTCCTTTCTAA
- a CDS encoding uncharacterized protein (Compare to YALI0E00638g, similar to uniprot|Q9TEM3 Emericella nidulans MCSA Methylcitrate synthase precursor), translated as MIPLRTARVARTSVSSMVQKRFASDLKGALKEAIPAKLELFKKVKSEYSQKSLGDCKVENLLGGMRGLKCMLWEGSVLDADEGIRFHGKTIKECQEVLPKAVEGGEMLPESMLWFLFTGKVPTEEQVRGLSRELAEKGEVPEFVNKMLDNLPPTLHPMTQFSMAVSALNHDSKFAKAYERGIPKSEYWEYTFDDSIDLIAKLPQIAAKIYQNSYLGGGPLPGKIDLNRDWSYNYAAMMGKGDETGFVDLLRLYFALHGDHEGGNVSAHATHLVGSALSDPYLSYSAGLQGLAGPLHGLAAQEVLRFILDMEKNVPKGYSNEDLVKYLWSVLKSGRVIPGYGHAVLRKPDPRFEALMNFANSRQEIRDDPVFQLVSRTSEVATGVLTEHGKTKNPHPNVDSSSGVLFHHYGIHETLYYTVTFGVSRALGPLPQLVWDRILGLPIERPKSLSLEEIIKVAK; from the coding sequence ATGATCCCTCTTCGAACCGCCCGTGTTGCCCGAACCTCCGTGTCCTCCATGGTCCAGAAGCGATTTGCTTCTGACCTCAAGGGCgccctcaaggaggccatccccgccaagctggagctcttcaagaaggtcaagtCCGAGTACTCCCAGAAGTCTCTCGGTGATTGCAAGGTCGAGAACCTGCTCGGAGGCATGCGAGGCCTCAAGTGCATGCTCTGGGAGGGCTCCGTTCTTGACGCTGATGAGGGTATCCGATTCCACGGcaagaccatcaaggagtGCCAGGAGGTGCTCCCCAAGGCCGTTGAGGGCGGCGAGATGCTCCCCGAGTCCATGCTGTGGTTCCTCTTCACCGGCAAGGTTCCCACTGAGGAGCAGGTCCGAGGCCTGTCTCGAGAGCTCGCTGAGAAGGGCGAGGTCCCCGAGTTTGTCAACAAGATGCTCGACAACCTGCCCCCTACCCTGCACCCCATGACCCAGTTCTCCATGGCCGTGTCTGCCCTTAACCACGACTCCAAGTTCGCCAAGGCCTACGAGCGAGGTATCCCCAAGTCCGAGTACTGGGAGTACACCTTCGATGACTCCATCGACCTCATTGCCAAGCTGCCCCAGATTGCCGCCAAGATCTACCAGAACTCTTACCTTGGTGGAGGACCTCTCCCCGGCAAGATTGATCTCAACCGAGACTGGTCTTACAACTACGCCGCTATGATGGGCAAGGGCGATGAGACCGGCTTCGTTGATCTCCTGCGACTCTACTTTGCTCTCCACGGTGACCACGAGGGAGGAAACGTCTCTGCTCACGCCACCCACCTGGTTGGATCCGCTCTGTCCGATCCTTACCTGTCCTACTCTGCTGGTCTCCAGGGTCTTGCTGGTCCTCTCCACGGCCTCGCCGCCCAGGAGGTCCTGCGATTCATCCTCgacatggagaagaacgTCCCCAAGGGCTACTCCAACGAGGACCTCGTCAAGTACCTGTGGTCTGTCCTCAAGTCTGGCCGAGTCATCCCCGGTTACGGCCACGCCGTTCTGCGAAAGCCTGACCCTCGATTCGAGGCTCTGATGAACTTTGCCAACTCTCGACAGGAGATCCGAGACGACCCCGTCTTCCAGCTCGTTTCCCGAACCTCCGAGGTTGCCACTGGCGTCCTCACCGAGCACggcaagaccaagaaccCCCACCCCAACGTCGACTCCTCTTCCGGTgtcctcttccaccactACGGTATCCACGAGACTCTGTACTACACCGTCACCTTCGGTGTGTCCCGAGCTCTTGGTCCTCTGCCTCAGCTGGTCTGGGACCGAATTCTGGGTCTTCCCATTGAGCGACCCAagtctctctctctcgagGAGATTATTAAGGTCGCCAAATAA